ACGGGAGATGACACCGATTGCGGCGGGGTATGAGCTCGTGTTCGGTGACCTGCGCGAGCCGGTGACGTTTCATCTTGAGGCCTTTGGCCGGCGCACGGTGCGCTACACGATCACGCCCGCGCCGCTGCCCGCGCCGCCGGTGGACGAGACAATTTCGCAGGGCTCCGATGCCAGCGGCGCGACAGATCCCGCAGACAACGACCCGGGGGCCGCTGCGCAGACCGGCGACGGCCCGCCCTCCACCGGCAACCCCACGGACACGGCGCTCGACGGCGCGATGGGCCAACTCGCGGGGCTGGTGAATGACCTGGCCGCGTTGGCGGAGCGTCTGGTGGATGCGGGCGAGGGCGCCGAGTCGTCGGCAGCGATCGGCGAAGCGATGGACCGGCTCAACCTGGATGCTGTTGCGCTGGCCGAGCAGTTGGATGCGTCGGCGGCCGACGGGGATACAGGCCTGGCCGAGGCGCTGGGAGAACTCGCTCAGGCGCTGCGTTCGCTGGAGGTCGCGGGGTTGGGTTCGCCGGTGCAAGGGGGCTCGGATGACGAAACAAGCGCGGCCGATCAGCTGTGGCGAGACGCCGCCGCACAGGCCGCGCAGAACGACGCCGCGCGGCTCGCACAAGGGTTAGGCGAAGCGCAAAACGCCATCGCGTCGGGCCTCAGCAACCGCTCGGGCAGCGACCCGCCGCCCGACCCCCGAGACCCGCGGGCGACAGGCGGCTACGATGAGACAGTGGGCAGCGGCGACGCCGGCGTGCTGCCCGATGCGCTGATACGCCAAGTCCCGCCGCGCTACCGTGAGCAGACCGCCGACTATTTCAGTCGACTCGCGGAGGATGCCGACTCAGGCACCGATCAAGTCTCCGACCCCAACGAGGAATCGCCATGACCCCGCGCCCGCTCTTCACGTGCCTGCTCACCGCGGTGGCTTCGCTGACGATTGTGTTCGCGTCGCTCGTCGCGCCTGCACAAGATGCCTCCCCCGAAGCAACGCCTGAAGTGACACCACCCGACGGCATCGTCGTTGCCAACCTCGTCTACGCCGAGGGCCGCACCGGCGTCTGCTTCGCCGAGCAGTTCCTTTCGACTTACGCACGCGAAACCGGGCAGGAGGTCGAGCGCTCCTTTGTCGCGGTCCAGCTTGGCGAGGACAAGCTCTTCGACCACCCGTTCGTCGTGCTCAGTGGTGAGAAGGCGTTTACGCTGACGCGGGCCGAGAAAGACAACCTCAAGGCCTACCTCGACCGCGGCGGGTTCGTCCTCGCCTCGGCGGGCTGCTCGAACCGCGCATGGGGCGACAGCTTCCTGGCCTTGATGGATGAGCTCTACGGCGACGATGCGCTCACGCCGATCGACACCGGGCACGCGCTGTTCCACACGCTCTACGACATCGACACCGTCGAGGTCCGCCGAGCGACCGGCGGCCCGGCGCTCTACGGGCTCGAAGTGGACGGCCGGATGCGCCTCGTGTTCACGCCGATCGGGCTCAATGACACGGCCAACGCGGGCGGGGGCTGCTGCTGCTGCGGGGGTAGCGAGATCCGTAACGCCCGGCTGATCAACGCGAACATCCTGGCGTACGCGCTCACGCACTGACCGGATCGATCCGATCTCTCTTGTAGCCGAGCAATCGCCGCGCGGATGCGGTATCGTGCGCGGCCCCATAACACGGAGACGCAGCGATGGCGATCAAACGCGACGGCCACTACATCACCTTCGGCCAGCACATCCAGGAACAACAACAACAGTTTCCCAACGCCTCGGGCCAGTTCTCCTGGCTCATGTCCGGCATCACGCTCGCGACGAAGATGATCGCGTCCTACGTCCGACGGGCCGGGCTCATCGATGTCTGGGGCGACGAGGGCGGCACCAACGTCCAGGGCGAAGAGGTCAAGAAACTCGACATCATCGCCAACGACGCGCTCAAGCGGACGCTCGGCTACCGCGGCAACGCCGGCATCATCGCTTCGGAAGAAGACGACGAGCCCCGCGTCCTCCAGGAGGTCGACGAGGACGACTCCTACATCATCATGTTCGACCCGCTCGACGGCTCGTCCAATATCGATGTCAACGTCTCGGTCGGCACGATCTTTACGATTTTCCGCAACCCCAAGGAGATCAAGGGTGCCGAGAAGAGCGTGCTCCAGCCCGGGGCCGAGCAGGTCGCGTCGGGCTATGTGCTCTACGGCTCATCGACCGTACTCGTTTACACCTGCGGCAACGGCGTACATCAGTTCACGCTCGACACGCAGTTCGGCGCGTACCTGCTGACGCGCGAGAACATCCAGATGCCCGAGCACTCGGGGACGTACTCCGTCAACGAGGCGTACCTGCACACCTTCCCCGAGCCCTACCAGCGCTATCTCGGCTGGGCCAAGCACTCCGAGGGCGGC
The sequence above is a segment of the Phycisphaeraceae bacterium D3-23 genome. Coding sequences within it:
- a CDS encoding DUF4159 domain-containing protein, which encodes MTPRPLFTCLLTAVASLTIVFASLVAPAQDASPEATPEVTPPDGIVVANLVYAEGRTGVCFAEQFLSTYARETGQEVERSFVAVQLGEDKLFDHPFVVLSGEKAFTLTRAEKDNLKAYLDRGGFVLASAGCSNRAWGDSFLALMDELYGDDALTPIDTGHALFHTLYDIDTVEVRRATGGPALYGLEVDGRMRLVFTPIGLNDTANAGGGCCCCGGSEIRNARLINANILAYALTH
- the fbp gene encoding class 1 fructose-bisphosphatase — translated: MAIKRDGHYITFGQHIQEQQQQFPNASGQFSWLMSGITLATKMIASYVRRAGLIDVWGDEGGTNVQGEEVKKLDIIANDALKRTLGYRGNAGIIASEEDDEPRVLQEVDEDDSYIIMFDPLDGSSNIDVNVSVGTIFTIFRNPKEIKGAEKSVLQPGAEQVASGYVLYGSSTVLVYTCGNGVHQFTLDTQFGAYLLTRENIQMPEHSGTYSVNEAYLHTFPEPYQRYLGWAKHSEGGGYSSRYVGSLVADFHRILIKGGIFMYPPTAKQPGGKLRLMYECNPLAFIAEQAGGKAYGADGKRIMELMPKDVHDRTPLVIGSSRNVEEAMRFINEPVRA